A portion of the Corticium candelabrum chromosome 5, ooCorCand1.1, whole genome shotgun sequence genome contains these proteins:
- the LOC134180350 gene encoding glutamyl-tRNA(Gln) amidotransferase subunit C, mitochondrial-like: protein MSSVMWSVCIRRLLSSSRFPSGPTWSVTKIFGKHIEGDRLFVSEETLEHVETLSLLKDPDKKLSDYEEKTRLENLKFFVHFVEQLKEVETEDIEPLYSLCEDSALVLNEDMSRDTLPVVDVTRNSKRTENGYFVAPLPTWYQARKQSTS, encoded by the coding sequence ATGAGTAGTGTGATGTGGAGCGTATGCATTCGTCGTTTGCTGTCGTCAAGTCGTTTTCCGTCGGGACCAACTTGGAGTGTTACAAAGATATTTGGCAAGCACATTGAAGGAGACAGATTGTTTGTCAGTGAAGAGACGTTGGAGCACGTGGAGACTCTGTCACTATTGAAAGATCCAGACAAGAAACTGAGCGATTACGAAGAGAAAACAAGACTAGAGAATCTGAAGttttttgtacattttgttGAACAACTGAAAGAGGTAGAGACAGAGGATATCGAGCCTCTCTACTCGTTGTGTGAAGACAGCGCGCTTGTACTGAATGAagacatgtcacgtgacacctTGCCTGTTGTGGATGTAACAAGGAATAGCAAGAGAACAGAAAACGGATATTTTGTGGCTCCATTGCCTACTTGGTATCAAGCCAGAAAACAGAGCACTAGTTAG